In the Clostridium beijerinckii genome, one interval contains:
- a CDS encoding PTS sugar transporter subunit IIC, whose translation MERFMDFFQEKMIPPLVKVGNQRHLMAIRNGLAITIPFIIVGSIFLILGNLPFDWWADYIGELGPKMNVVVNSSFGVLGVLAALGIGYHLAKSYKLDPITGSVISFVAFLLTQVTEDFQLDTSKFGAEGLFTAIIVCMFAVEVLRFFVKRNIVIKLPEGVPPAVGNSFIALIPALVVMITVWLIRVVIGFNITDFITMIFSPVVFALNTLPGILIYSALVTLLWSAGIHGDMTLEGIADPIYIQFLTVNTAAFIAHEKIPYITASGFYSLFVNVGGTGATLCLVLLMIRSKSKLYKSLGKVSFPSACFEINEPVIFGFPVVLNPVILVPFTVVPLVLTTLSYFMMYFDIIGRPVAMVPWTMPPIIGPFIATGGDWRAAVWSAVEMVIAAIIYYPFFKFAEKQQLEIEGKEENLNTVQA comes from the coding sequence ATGGAAAGATTTATGGATTTTTTTCAAGAAAAGATGATACCACCATTAGTTAAAGTCGGTAATCAAAGGCATCTAATGGCAATTCGTAATGGATTAGCTATTACAATTCCATTCATTATTGTAGGAAGTATATTTCTTATTTTAGGTAACCTTCCATTTGATTGGTGGGCAGATTATATTGGAGAGCTTGGCCCAAAGATGAATGTAGTTGTAAATTCATCATTTGGAGTTCTAGGCGTTTTAGCAGCCCTTGGAATAGGATATCACTTAGCTAAAAGCTATAAATTAGATCCAATTACAGGATCAGTAATATCTTTTGTAGCATTTTTACTTACACAAGTGACAGAGGATTTTCAATTAGATACTAGTAAATTTGGAGCAGAAGGACTTTTCACTGCTATAATAGTTTGTATGTTTGCAGTAGAAGTATTAAGATTTTTCGTAAAGAGAAATATTGTTATTAAATTACCAGAGGGAGTTCCGCCAGCAGTTGGAAATTCATTTATTGCGTTAATACCAGCTCTTGTAGTTATGATTACAGTTTGGCTAATAAGAGTAGTTATAGGATTTAATATAACTGATTTTATTACTATGATATTTAGTCCAGTTGTTTTTGCCCTTAATACTCTTCCGGGAATATTAATATATAGCGCATTAGTTACATTACTTTGGTCAGCAGGTATTCATGGAGACATGACGCTTGAAGGTATAGCAGATCCAATATATATTCAATTTTTAACTGTTAATACAGCAGCTTTTATAGCACATGAAAAGATTCCATACATTACAGCATCAGGATTTTACTCATTGTTTGTTAATGTAGGAGGAACAGGTGCAACTCTTTGTTTAGTTTTATTAATGATCCGTTCAAAGAGCAAACTTTATAAATCACTTGGAAAGGTTTCATTTCCATCTGCATGTTTTGAAATAAACGAGCCAGTCATATTTGGTTTTCCAGTAGTTTTAAATCCAGTTATTCTAGTTCCATTTACAGTGGTACCTTTAGTACTTACTACTTTGTCTTATTTTATGATGTATTTTGACATAATTGGTAGACCAGTAGCTATGGTTCCGTGGACAATGCCCCCTATTATAGGACCATTTATTGCAACTGGTGGAGATTGGAGAGCAGCAGTTTGGTCTGCTGTAGAAATGGTTATAGCAGCAATAATTTACTACCCATTCTTTAAATTTGCTGAAAAACAACAATTAGAAATTGAAGGGAAAGAAGAAAATTTAAATACAGTACAAGCTTAG
- a CDS encoding PTS sugar transporter subunit IIB, giving the protein MKILLMCAAGMSTSLLVTKMQKYAEEIGHKDLVINAEPVEDLDENVDDYDVFLLGPQVKYKEKWVKEIVDEKGKPYACIPVQLYGRIDGKSVLELALNLMDK; this is encoded by the coding sequence ATGAAGATATTATTAATGTGTGCAGCAGGTATGTCAACAAGTTTGCTAGTAACAAAAATGCAAAAATATGCAGAGGAAATAGGTCACAAGGACTTAGTTATTAATGCTGAACCAGTAGAAGATTTGGATGAAAATGTTGATGATTATGATGTATTTTTACTTGGGCCTCAAGTTAAATATAAAGAAAAATGGGTTAAAGAAATAGTTGATGAAAAAGGTAAGCCTTATGCCTGCATACCAGTACAACTTTATGGAAGAATAGATGGAAAAAGTGTTCTAGAACTTGCACTAAACTTAATGGATAAATAA
- a CDS encoding PTS lactose/cellobiose transporter subunit IIA has product MNMELEEIVFTIISHAGNSRSACFEALNLARNGEFDKVNLCMKQAKEELSLVHNIQTGLIQEEAAGNKQELSLLLMHAEDHLMTASLAKDLICELIKMYEEKFKEKEIACNV; this is encoded by the coding sequence ATGAATATGGAATTAGAAGAAATAGTTTTCACTATAATTAGTCACGCAGGTAATTCACGATCAGCTTGTTTTGAGGCTTTAAATTTAGCTAGAAATGGTGAGTTTGATAAAGTCAATCTATGTATGAAACAAGCTAAAGAAGAACTTTCATTAGTTCACAATATACAGACTGGCTTAATTCAAGAAGAGGCCGCAGGTAATAAACAAGAATTATCTTTATTACTGATGCATGCAGAAGATCATTTAATGACTGCATCTTTAGCTAAAGATCTTATCTGTGAACTTATTAAAATGTATGAAGAAAAGTTTAAAGAAAAAGAAATAGCATGCAATGTATAA
- a CDS encoding sigma 54-interacting transcriptional regulator, with amino-acid sequence MRRIDNIYKVLRDLCSKEYNERRCINGFSATEISLIMNIQRTNVSSDLNKLYRDGKIEKILKKPVLYKIKEEDIQIGQGTEKVLKDAFDNIIGTSFSLKNASQQARAAIIYPPNGLHTLLLGETGTGKSMFAEVMYKYAKEIGKIKANAPFISFNCADYANNPQLLVSHIFGVKKGAYTGASRDTIGLVEKANEGILFLDEVHRLPSEGQEMLFSIIDKGIYRRLGDSEEEYKVKLLIICATTENVESALLKTFTRRIPMIIRLPALKDRTIEERYELIKNFLKIEVSCIKQSISITANALKAFLLYNCSNNIGQLKSDIKLSCSKAFLENMMKRDKNICIHSQYLPQYVLSGLFKYKEKRSEIDRFVNQDVIKFCLDENNVREEEDIKIVDFYGALEEKRKLLESNGISEKDIKLIMSLDIDTYFKKYILNIDKDSLEELYKVVDRKIVDLVSEFLNKASEKLLMQFDSKILYGLSMHVASTVERILNGKEIKNHQLEDIKKMHSREYEISYDLKEKVESTFHIRIPEDEVGFITMFLCIDKEDYENESSVGIIVAMHGEYTASSMADVANRLLGEKYAIGYDMPLDQKPETALENLTEIVKEIDKGRGVLLLVDMGSLVLFGDMIYEKTKVPVKTIEMVSTPIVLEATRKATLKASLEEIYDCCINLNPHIVRSYADNFSINSTLKKKVIITACITGQGTAIKLKPIVEKKLEITSNDIDILNIDIVNKKKFNHNIQKIKAEKDILAVVSAVKPDDESLLYISTSDIFDKKKVELLKSRLSLIEEIYDMREVIGENVNIDSYKYIECFRSFYIRLVNNKVELNSSALIGLILHIACVIERMLSGEKIIYRKYSEKMLDENKDKYNFVREILKPMEEAFNIEISVKEYLIILETIYFL; translated from the coding sequence ATGAGAAGGATTGATAATATTTATAAAGTTCTAAGGGATCTGTGTAGTAAGGAATATAATGAACGTAGATGCATCAACGGTTTTTCAGCTACAGAAATTTCATTAATAATGAATATTCAAAGGACAAACGTATCTAGTGATTTAAATAAACTTTATAGAGATGGAAAAATAGAAAAGATATTGAAGAAGCCGGTACTATATAAAATAAAGGAGGAGGATATTCAGATAGGGCAAGGCACAGAAAAAGTTTTAAAAGATGCTTTTGATAACATCATTGGAACTAGCTTCAGTCTGAAAAACGCATCACAACAGGCCAGAGCTGCTATAATATATCCTCCCAATGGACTTCATACTCTTCTTTTAGGGGAAACTGGTACAGGAAAATCAATGTTTGCAGAAGTTATGTATAAGTATGCTAAAGAAATTGGCAAAATAAAAGCCAATGCGCCATTTATTTCATTTAACTGTGCAGATTATGCAAATAATCCACAGCTACTAGTGAGTCACATCTTTGGTGTTAAGAAAGGGGCATATACTGGTGCTAGCAGAGATACCATAGGATTAGTTGAAAAAGCTAATGAAGGAATATTATTTTTGGATGAGGTTCATAGATTACCATCGGAAGGTCAAGAAATGCTATTTTCTATAATTGATAAGGGCATATATAGGAGACTTGGAGATTCTGAGGAAGAGTATAAAGTTAAACTACTTATAATATGTGCTACTACTGAAAATGTTGAATCGGCATTATTGAAAACATTTACTAGAAGGATTCCTATGATTATACGGTTACCAGCATTAAAAGATAGGACTATAGAAGAAAGATACGAACTTATTAAAAACTTTTTAAAGATAGAAGTGAGTTGCATTAAGCAGAGCATAAGTATTACAGCAAATGCGCTAAAAGCATTTTTACTATACAATTGTTCTAATAATATTGGGCAACTCAAAAGCGATATAAAACTAAGCTGCTCAAAAGCTTTTCTTGAGAATATGATGAAAAGAGATAAGAATATATGCATTCATAGTCAATACTTGCCTCAGTATGTACTTAGCGGATTATTTAAGTATAAAGAGAAAAGAAGTGAAATTGATAGGTTTGTAAATCAAGATGTTATAAAGTTTTGTTTGGATGAAAATAATGTAAGAGAAGAAGAAGATATAAAAATAGTTGATTTTTATGGAGCATTAGAAGAAAAAAGAAAACTTTTGGAGTCTAATGGAATAAGTGAAAAGGACATAAAACTTATAATGAGTCTTGATATAGATACGTATTTTAAAAAATATATACTGAATATAGATAAGGATAGTTTAGAAGAATTATATAAAGTAGTTGATAGAAAAATTGTAGATCTAGTTAGTGAATTTTTAAATAAGGCTAGTGAAAAATTGTTAATGCAGTTTGATAGTAAAATTTTATATGGACTATCAATGCATGTAGCAAGTACAGTTGAAAGAATTTTAAATGGAAAAGAAATTAAAAATCATCAGCTTGAAGATATTAAAAAGATGCATTCCAGGGAATATGAAATTTCGTATGATTTGAAAGAAAAAGTTGAAAGCACATTTCATATTAGAATTCCAGAAGATGAAGTTGGATTTATAACTATGTTTTTATGTATAGATAAAGAGGATTATGAAAATGAGAGTAGTGTTGGAATTATTGTTGCTATGCACGGAGAGTATACAGCAAGTTCAATGGCTGATGTAGCTAATAGACTTTTGGGTGAGAAATATGCTATAGGCTATGATATGCCATTGGATCAGAAACCAGAGACTGCACTAGAGAATTTAACAGAAATAGTAAAAGAAATAGATAAAGGTAGAGGAGTATTGCTGTTAGTAGATATGGGATCTCTTGTTTTATTTGGTGATATGATTTACGAAAAGACAAAGGTACCGGTAAAAACAATAGAAATGGTGTCTACACCTATTGTTCTTGAAGCTACAAGAAAAGCAACATTAAAAGCCTCATTGGAGGAAATTTATGATTGCTGCATAAATTTGAATCCACATATAGTGCGAAGTTATGCAGATAATTTTAGTATAAATTCAACACTTAAAAAGAAAGTAATTATAACAGCTTGCATCACAGGACAAGGAACTGCTATAAAACTCAAGCCAATTGTGGAAAAGAAACTAGAAATCACTAGCAATGACATCGACATACTTAATATAGACATAGTAAACAAGAAAAAATTCAATCATAATATACAAAAAATAAAGGCAGAAAAGGATATATTGGCAGTGGTAAGTGCAGTAAAACCAGATGATGAGTCTTTGTTGTATATATCAACATCAGATATTTTTGATAAGAAAAAAGTAGAACTACTAAAATCACGATTAAGTCTAATAGAAGAGATATATGATATGAGAGAAGTAATTGGAGAAAATGTAAATATAGATTCATATAAGTATATCGAGTGTTTTAGGAGCTTTTACATACGTCTTGTAAATAATAAAGTTGAACTTAATAGTTCTGCATTAATAGGGTTAATATTACACATTGCATGTGTAATAGAGCGTATGTTGAGTGGCGAAAAAATTATATATCGTAAGTATAGTGAGAAAATGTTAGATGAGAATAAAGATAAATATAATTTTGTTAGAGAAATATTAAAACCAATGGAAGAAGCATTTAATATAGAAATATCTGTAAAAGAGTACTTAATTATTCTTGAGACTATATATTTCTTGTAA
- a CDS encoding sigma 54-interacting transcriptional regulator: MGYLEEQTCYFGRAGDNSRFTASEIAKKFDVKRNTVSHYLNQMVDEGKIIKINTRPVYFLHYSQFEKCFFGIKGNKYNSIEELFFQKPLDEEKDKFSELIGFKGSLEKALEQIKTSIFYPNNGLPIILSGPTGVGKSLLAKYIYNYSVEKQVISKDSPFIVFNCAQYYNNPELLSANLFGYIKGAFTGAESVKEGMLKEADGGILFLDEVHRLNEEGQEKLFTFMDQGVFRRMGESSGWHKANVRLVFATTESLSENFLRTFLRRIPISVSIPDLDKRGTDEKLQFIYQFLIKEAKILNKKISISNRAIDLMLNYSFKGNIGELQNTVKYVCAKSYTKKINSEMIQLGVLDFPEELLEDSIKKSDIKIKQSEYILILPDTTVPMILKKDGNWQQLIKNTYIQIMSFFNDIQKKNVSIEYFETNVFQEVYALFDKLIFERKEENKNVMIQYITASIQEIFRYMEINYNIKFNGNSVYAISYFLYIKSEDSLEWNEEQRKLRDSLYNYILKNNKLEHEIAIKLIKLIESKMDIKFTIYDKIFLSFYLKSLNIQQSNNGTKTVILAHGYATASSIANVANRMLEMNMFEAFDMPIDIKMDEIAKKLINFIEENDVSKGLVILVDMGSLNDIYKSINSYINGPVVIINNVSTQMALFVGEMLKNKIYLEELVENLKEHNETSYKILYPEENKKKVIVTSCFTGMGTALQLQKLLQDSIPEKLKIKVIAHDYERLKTFGMNEALFQLYDVLTIVGTADPEIKHINYISLEDLMSGRGENQLRRILQKIADENDLKTINDNIVHNFTLRRVIDTLTILDTDKLLRNIEECLDNLEIAMKKKLNNEKKIALLVHISCLVERLIRHEEIDAYPNLENFIECQKDMIKTIENSFSVIEKIYNVKINLPEIGFIYDILMYQSTENTEF; the protein is encoded by the coding sequence ATGGGATATTTGGAAGAGCAAACATGCTACTTTGGAAGAGCTGGTGATAATTCTAGGTTTACAGCTAGCGAAATTGCAAAGAAGTTTGATGTTAAGAGAAATACTGTAAGCCATTATTTAAATCAAATGGTTGACGAAGGTAAGATAATAAAAATTAATACAAGACCTGTTTATTTTTTGCATTATAGTCAATTTGAAAAGTGTTTTTTTGGAATAAAAGGCAACAAATATAATAGCATTGAAGAATTATTTTTTCAAAAACCATTAGATGAAGAAAAGGACAAGTTTTCAGAGCTAATTGGATTTAAAGGAAGTCTAGAAAAAGCGTTAGAACAAATAAAAACATCTATATTTTATCCTAATAACGGATTACCGATTATACTTAGTGGGCCAACTGGAGTTGGTAAAAGTCTTTTAGCAAAGTATATATATAATTATTCGGTAGAAAAACAAGTAATATCAAAAGATTCCCCATTTATTGTATTTAATTGTGCTCAATATTATAATAACCCTGAATTATTATCGGCAAATCTTTTTGGATATATAAAAGGTGCCTTCACTGGGGCAGAAAGCGTAAAAGAAGGGATGCTTAAGGAAGCTGATGGAGGAATACTCTTTTTAGATGAAGTGCATAGACTAAACGAGGAAGGACAAGAGAAGTTATTCACATTTATGGATCAAGGGGTTTTTAGAAGAATGGGTGAAAGCTCAGGATGGCATAAAGCAAACGTTAGACTAGTTTTTGCTACAACAGAATCACTATCAGAAAATTTTTTGAGAACTTTTTTAAGAAGAATTCCTATATCAGTCTCAATACCAGATCTAGATAAGCGTGGCACCGATGAAAAACTTCAATTTATATATCAATTTTTAATAAAAGAAGCGAAAATATTAAATAAAAAGATTTCAATTTCAAATAGGGCTATAGATCTAATGTTGAATTATAGCTTTAAAGGGAATATAGGTGAACTGCAAAACACAGTTAAATATGTATGTGCTAAATCTTATACTAAAAAAATAAATTCAGAAATGATACAGTTAGGGGTATTGGATTTTCCAGAAGAGTTGTTGGAAGACTCAATTAAGAAATCTGATATAAAGATAAAACAAAGTGAATATATATTAATTTTACCAGATACTACTGTACCAATGATATTAAAAAAAGATGGGAATTGGCAGCAACTAATAAAGAATACTTATATTCAAATAATGAGTTTTTTTAATGATATTCAAAAGAAAAATGTAAGCATTGAGTATTTTGAGACTAATGTTTTTCAAGAAGTATATGCTTTGTTTGATAAATTAATATTTGAAAGAAAAGAAGAAAATAAAAATGTTATGATTCAATACATAACAGCGAGTATTCAAGAGATATTTAGATACATGGAGATAAATTATAATATAAAATTTAATGGTAATAGCGTTTATGCAATATCATATTTTTTATATATAAAGAGTGAAGATTCATTAGAATGGAATGAGGAACAAAGAAAATTAAGAGATAGTTTGTATAACTATATTTTAAAAAACAATAAGCTAGAACATGAGATTGCAATTAAATTAATTAAGCTTATTGAGAGCAAGATGGATATTAAGTTTACGATATATGATAAGATTTTTTTATCTTTTTATTTGAAAAGCTTAAACATTCAGCAATCTAATAACGGAACTAAAACTGTAATTTTGGCTCATGGTTATGCAACAGCTAGTAGTATTGCAAATGTAGCAAATAGAATGTTAGAAATGAATATGTTTGAAGCTTTTGATATGCCTATTGATATAAAAATGGATGAAATAGCAAAAAAGTTAATAAATTTTATTGAAGAAAATGATGTATCTAAAGGATTGGTAATACTTGTTGATATGGGTTCGCTAAATGATATATATAAAAGCATAAATAGTTATATAAATGGTCCAGTAGTAATTATTAATAATGTGTCTACTCAAATGGCGCTATTTGTTGGTGAAATGTTAAAAAATAAAATCTATCTTGAAGAACTTGTGGAAAATCTAAAAGAACATAATGAAACAAGTTATAAAATTCTATACCCTGAAGAAAATAAGAAAAAGGTAATCGTAACTTCTTGTTTTACTGGGATGGGAACTGCGTTACAACTTCAGAAGTTATTGCAGGACAGTATCCCAGAAAAACTTAAGATTAAGGTCATAGCACATGACTATGAGAGGCTAAAAACTTTTGGAATGAATGAAGCATTATTCCAATTGTATGATGTTTTAACTATAGTAGGTACTGCAGATCCGGAAATTAAACATATTAATTATATTTCCTTAGAAGATTTAATGTCTGGAAGAGGGGAAAATCAATTAAGACGTATACTCCAAAAAATAGCTGATGAAAATGACTTGAAAACTATTAATGATAATATAGTTCACAATTTTACATTAAGAAGGGTAATAGATACATTAACTATATTAGACACAGATAAATTGCTAAGAAATATAGAGGAATGCTTAGATAACTTAGAAATAGCTATGAAAAAGAAATTAAATAATGAGAAAAAAATTGCTTTATTAGTTCACATAAGTTGTTTAGTAGAAAGACTGATAAGGCACGAAGAAATAGATGCATATCCAAACTTAGAAAACTTTATAGAGTGTCAAAAAGATATGATAAAAACTATAGAAAATTCATTTAGTGTCATTGAAAAAATATATAATGTCAAAATTAATCTACCAGAGATAGGATTTATTTATGATATTTTGATGTATCAAAGTACTGAAAATACTGAGTTTTAA
- a CDS encoding PTS sugar transporter subunit IIA, translating into MKRRFLLASHGRLADGMHESVKIIIGKQDNISTLCAYISSEKNLSQQVKEVINNLEDGEELIVITDIFGGSVNNEFMKYINYENLHIISSMCLPLVIELITSQEESTEKLIEETIKNTQENIRYCNKTFHTAKSIRDEEF; encoded by the coding sequence TTGAAGAGAAGATTTTTATTAGCAAGTCACGGAAGACTTGCAGATGGAATGCATGAATCTGTAAAGATAATAATAGGAAAACAAGATAATATATCAACACTTTGTGCATACATAAGCAGCGAAAAAAATTTAAGCCAACAAGTAAAGGAGGTCATAAATAATTTAGAAGATGGGGAAGAGTTAATAGTAATAACGGATATCTTCGGAGGAAGTGTAAATAATGAGTTTATGAAATACATTAATTATGAAAACTTACACATTATTTCGAGTATGTGTTTACCACTTGTAATTGAATTAATAACAAGCCAAGAAGAGAGTACAGAAAAATTAATCGAAGAAACAATTAAAAATACGCAAGAGAATATAAGATATTGTAATAAAACATTTCATACGGCTAAATCAATTAGAGACGAAGAATTTTAA
- a CDS encoding PTS sugar transporter subunit IIB — protein sequence MIKLLRVDYRLLHGQVALAWTQQINTDCILIANDKLMQDEIKKTTIKLAKPNGVKLVIKNIEDSIAAIKSGVTDKYKLFIIVETIEDAAKLSNELPDIKSINIGGVMPREGTRTITKSVPISKEEERILQELINRDIELEIRQVPGDKKILVKNVL from the coding sequence ATGATTAAACTATTAAGAGTAGACTATCGTTTGTTACATGGACAAGTGGCATTAGCATGGACTCAACAAATTAACACAGATTGTATATTAATTGCAAATGATAAACTTATGCAAGATGAGATAAAGAAGACAACAATAAAGTTGGCTAAACCTAATGGGGTTAAATTAGTAATTAAGAATATAGAGGATTCCATTGCGGCTATAAAAAGTGGAGTTACAGATAAATATAAGTTATTCATTATAGTAGAAACAATAGAAGATGCAGCAAAATTAAGCAATGAATTGCCTGATATAAAATCAATTAATATAGGAGGTGTTATGCCTAGAGAAGGGACAAGAACAATCACTAAATCAGTTCCAATATCAAAGGAGGAGGAAAGAATATTACAAGAACTAATAAATAGAGATATTGAATTAGAGATAAGACAGGTTCCAGGTGATAAGAAAATTTTAGTTAAAAACGTATTATAA
- a CDS encoding PTS mannose/fructose/sorbose/N-acetylgalactosamine transporter subunit IIC, giving the protein MTQAILVGLIAMFVTFEWCLGSCLITRPIVTGVLVGLVMGDLQTGIIMGATLEMAFIGAVTLGAAVPPDVITGGILGTAFAIATGQGAEVALTLAFPIATLFLLVDNVMTLFVMPFFLHKADKYVEEGNFNGVSRMHFLGGFVVKSLPRGIFVALALYLGSPFMSAVLDSIPQFVQNGLVVAAGFIPALGISLLAQMILTKKLVIFFVLGFAISAYLKIPMLGVAIFATIIAIVLVGLQNNNVKKQEVMLDEDF; this is encoded by the coding sequence ATGACTCAAGCTATTTTAGTAGGATTGATTGCAATGTTTGTTACGTTTGAATGGTGTTTAGGATCATGCTTAATAACAAGGCCAATAGTAACAGGAGTACTTGTAGGATTAGTTATGGGCGATTTACAAACAGGTATTATAATGGGAGCAACTCTTGAAATGGCATTTATTGGAGCAGTTACATTAGGTGCAGCAGTTCCACCAGATGTTATAACAGGAGGGATCTTAGGTACAGCTTTTGCGATAGCAACAGGGCAAGGAGCAGAAGTTGCATTGACATTGGCATTTCCAATAGCAACGCTATTTCTATTAGTTGATAATGTTATGACACTTTTTGTAATGCCATTTTTTCTTCATAAAGCAGATAAATATGTAGAAGAGGGAAATTTCAACGGTGTAAGTAGGATGCACTTTTTAGGGGGATTTGTAGTAAAGAGCTTACCAAGAGGAATTTTTGTTGCACTAGCATTATATTTAGGAAGCCCATTTATGAGCGCCGTTCTAGATAGCATTCCACAATTTGTACAAAATGGGCTAGTAGTTGCAGCAGGATTTATTCCAGCTTTAGGAATATCACTTCTAGCACAAATGATTTTGACAAAAAAATTGGTTATATTCTTTGTATTAGGATTTGCAATTAGTGCATATTTAAAAATACCTATGCTAGGTGTTGCAATTTTTGCAACTATCATTGCGATAGTTCTTGTGGGATTACAAAACAATAATGTAAAGAAACAGGAGGTAATGCTAGATGAAGATTTCTAA